The proteins below come from a single Tigriopus californicus strain San Diego chromosome 3, Tcal_SD_v2.1, whole genome shotgun sequence genomic window:
- the LOC131878578 gene encoding tryptase alpha/beta-1-like, with the protein MRLLVSINVYLWTISLLQGQQVPVSPEKWQVAIVHSQLGYRICGASLVNEQFLITAASCVHQHNAEDLVVILEQDFERHRVAALLPRINPNLFKRSRISRSEVHPDFNAENGDNDIAVLELAQAITYSDKIGPICLPDKAMDSFFGMMATQGGWGVPPVAFGPNPWPLAKQNLKILRHTDCGDQRRICAKTGVLQYRECQGDKGGSLHTYFNLYQPILIGIVPKVKTCPIGDEMATYTRITPYLDWIHENMHGVLSCVPYRT; encoded by the exons ATGAGGCTTCTAGTATCTATCAATGTTTATCTCTGG ACAATCAGCCTTCTTCAAGGCCAACAAGTTCCAGTGTCGCCAGAAAAGTGGCAAGTGGCCATTGTCCATAGCCAACTGGGATATCGGATCTGCGGAGCCTCTTTGGTCAATGAGCAGTTCCTCATAACAGCTGCTAGTTGTGTTCACCAACACAATGCCGAGGATCTGGTggtcattttggaacaagatttCGAACGACATCGAGTGGCCGCTCTTTTGCCCCGAATCAATCCGAATCTGTTCAAGAGATCCCGGATCAGTCGGAGTGAAGTGCATCCGGATTTCAACGCCGAGAACGGGGATAATGACATTGCAGTTCTCGAACTGGCCCAAGCCATAACATACTCTGATAAAATTGGGCCTATTTGCTTGCCAGATAAGGCGATGGACTCGTTCTTTGGCATGATGGCAACTCAAGG GGGATGGGGCGTGCCTCCGGTGGCTTTCGGGCCCAACCCATGGCCTTTGGCGAAACAGAACCTAAAAATCCTACGCCACACGGATTGTGGGGATCAACGACGGATTTGTGCCAAGACCGGAGTCCTTCAATACCGAGAGTGCCAAGGCGACAAAggag GTTCATTGCACACCTATTTCAACCTTTATCAGCCAATTCTGATCGGCATCGTTCCCAAAGTGAAGACCTGTCCAATCGGAGACGAAATGGCCACCTACACTCGCATTACGCCTTACTTGGATTGGATCCacgaaaacatgcatggagtGCTCTCATGTGTTCCCTATCGAACTTGA